TGAACACCTCGGTGATGCTCGGCGCCTTCCGCGAGTCGAACACCACGCGCATGGAGTTCCTGCAACTGATTGGACGGAGCAAGTAGCAATGCCACAACTTCAACCAGGCATGGCGCGCATCCGGGTCAAGGACCTGTGCCTGCGCACCTTTATCGGCATCAACGAGGACGAAATCCTCAACAAGCAGGATGTGCTGATCAACCTCACCATCCTGTATGCCGCCCAGGAAGCCGTGCGCGATAATGACATCGACCATGCCTTGAATTACCGCACCATCACCAAGGCGATCATCGCCCACGTCGAAGGCAACCGTTTTGCCCTGCTCGAGCGCCTGACCCAGGAGTTGCTGGACCTGGTGATGAGCAACGAATCGGTGCTGTATGCCGAAGTCGAAGTGGACAAGCCCCATGCGCTGCGTTTTGCCGAGTCGGTTTCGATTACTCTGGCGGCCAGCCGCTGATACTCAAGTGAGCCCTATGAACGACCAACAACGCCTCGAACTCGAAGCCGCCGCCTTTCGCCGGCTGGTAGCCCACCTGGACAGCCGCAAGGATGTACAGAACATCGACCTGATGAACCTGGCCGGCTTCTGCCGCAACTGCCTGTCCAAGTGGTACAAGGCCGAGGCCGATGAGCGCCGGATCGAGCTGAGCCTCGATGACGCCCGTGAAGTGGTGTACGGCATGTCGTACGCGCAGTGGAAAGCCCAATACCAGAAAGAAGCCAACGCCGACCAGCAAGCGGCGTTCGCCCAAGGAAAACCCCATGACTGACCTGAA
This genomic stretch from Pseudomonas orientalis harbors:
- the folX gene encoding dihydroneopterin triphosphate 2'-epimerase, with amino-acid sequence MPQLQPGMARIRVKDLCLRTFIGINEDEILNKQDVLINLTILYAAQEAVRDNDIDHALNYRTITKAIIAHVEGNRFALLERLTQELLDLVMSNESVLYAEVEVDKPHALRFAESVSITLAASR
- a CDS encoding DUF1244 domain-containing protein — protein: MNDQQRLELEAAAFRRLVAHLDSRKDVQNIDLMNLAGFCRNCLSKWYKAEADERRIELSLDDAREVVYGMSYAQWKAQYQKEANADQQAAFAQGKPHD